From a single Meiothermus sp. Pnk-1 genomic region:
- a CDS encoding ABC transporter permease, with amino-acid sequence MDEILNAFTRALSFGTPLLLASLGAIVNERAGVVNLGVEGMMAVGALAGFAVAYGSGAGDGNLALAILAAMAAGTLASMIHAFVTITLRANQFVSGLALSMLGLGVAGLLGKRFEGLPLFNQPPELPFTLGAIGLALGLALLLDATHLGLVLRSVGENPAAADALGINVLGVRYAAVGFGGAMAGLAGAFLSLVYRPSWTDGMTAGLGWIAVALVIFVGWSPFRAIFGSIFFGLLYYLQFRLQGQSGVPTEVFASLPYLLVILVLALSGLRGQQGNAPESLGKPYQRGER; translated from the coding sequence ATGGATGAGATCTTGAATGCCTTTACTCGAGCCCTCTCCTTCGGTACCCCGCTCCTTTTGGCCAGCCTGGGGGCCATCGTGAACGAGCGGGCCGGGGTGGTGAACCTGGGGGTCGAAGGCATGATGGCGGTGGGGGCCTTGGCCGGGTTCGCCGTCGCTTATGGCAGCGGAGCCGGAGACGGCAACCTGGCCCTGGCCATTCTCGCCGCGATGGCCGCGGGTACGCTGGCCTCGATGATCCATGCGTTTGTGACCATCACCCTGCGGGCTAACCAGTTCGTCTCCGGTCTGGCGTTGAGCATGTTGGGGCTGGGGGTGGCGGGGCTCTTGGGCAAGCGCTTCGAGGGGTTGCCGTTATTCAATCAGCCCCCCGAGCTGCCGTTTACCTTGGGTGCCATCGGCTTGGCCTTGGGGCTGGCGCTGCTGCTGGACGCCACCCATTTGGGCTTGGTGCTGCGCTCGGTGGGAGAGAATCCGGCCGCCGCCGACGCGCTGGGAATCAACGTGCTGGGGGTGCGCTACGCTGCGGTGGGGTTCGGCGGGGCCATGGCGGGGCTGGCGGGGGCGTTTCTCTCGTTGGTCTACCGCCCCTCCTGGACGGATGGCATGACCGCCGGGCTGGGCTGGATCGCGGTGGCGCTGGTGATCTTTGTAGGCTGGAGCCCCTTTAGAGCCATCTTCGGCTCCATCTTCTTTGGGCTACTCTACTATCTGCAGTTTCGCCTCCAGGGGCAAAGCGGCGTCCCCACCGAGGTGTTTGCGAGCTTGCCGTACCTTTTGGTTATACTGGTGCTGGCTTTGTCCGGGCTGCGCGGGCAGCAGGGCAATGCGCCAGAGTCGTTGGGAAAACCCTATCAACGCGGAGAACGCTAG
- a CDS encoding ABC transporter ATP-binding protein yields the protein MSQPLLELHHITKRFPGVVANDRVSLQVYPGEVLALLGENGAGKSTLVSILYGLYLPDEGEIRLEGKPIRIASPVHALKLGIGLVPQHPLLVSRHTVAENLALGMGSPFFPARRIVPLIERLSRAYGLEVDPKAPVHQLSPGEKQRVEIVRALLRGAKVLILDEPTSVLTPQEAQSLFKVMRELRSAGKSLIFISHKLEEVLAISDRCTVLRRGKVVGSLHTAEATRSRLAEMMVGRDVSFERKRGEARLGRVLLEVENLRVRSSRGLEALRGVSFRLREGEVLGIAGVAGNGQSELVEVLAGLRRAEEGKVVLEGKPIAANPAQLFERGVAHIPEDRLRMGTVPTMTVAENLALREFEKPPLARAFLRNLTACERYAQAKVQEYAVATPSIHTPVRLLSGGNIQKVILARELSHRAKLILAVHPTYGLDISATEQVHRALLHKTYEGVGVLLVSEDLEELLSLSDRIAVLYHGQLRGPFEVFEVGREEIGLLMAGGEAERPARNAPRGTL from the coding sequence ATGAGCCAACCCCTCCTCGAGCTCCACCACATCACCAAGCGCTTCCCCGGCGTGGTCGCCAACGACCGGGTGAGCCTCCAGGTCTACCCCGGCGAGGTGCTGGCCCTTTTGGGCGAGAACGGGGCCGGGAAGAGCACCCTCGTCAGTATCCTGTACGGGCTGTACCTCCCCGACGAGGGGGAGATTCGCCTCGAGGGCAAGCCTATCCGCATCGCTTCCCCGGTGCACGCCCTCAAGCTGGGGATCGGCTTGGTTCCTCAGCACCCCTTGCTGGTGAGCCGCCATACCGTGGCGGAAAACCTGGCCTTGGGGATGGGTAGCCCGTTCTTCCCCGCTCGCCGCATCGTCCCGCTTATCGAAAGGCTTTCCCGCGCCTACGGGCTCGAGGTGGACCCCAAGGCCCCGGTGCACCAGCTTTCCCCCGGCGAGAAGCAGCGCGTCGAGATCGTGCGGGCGCTTCTGCGCGGGGCCAAGGTGCTGATCCTCGACGAGCCGACCAGCGTGCTCACCCCCCAAGAAGCCCAGTCCCTGTTCAAGGTCATGCGTGAGCTGCGCTCGGCGGGAAAGTCGCTGATCTTTATTTCCCACAAGCTTGAGGAGGTGCTGGCCATTTCCGACCGCTGCACGGTGCTCCGCCGGGGTAAGGTGGTAGGAAGCCTCCACACCGCTGAAGCCACCCGCTCCAGGTTGGCCGAGATGATGGTGGGGCGTGACGTGAGCTTCGAGCGCAAGCGGGGCGAAGCGCGGCTGGGAAGGGTGCTGCTCGAGGTCGAAAACCTTCGGGTGAGGTCGAGCCGGGGGCTGGAGGCGCTGCGGGGGGTGAGCTTCCGGCTGCGCGAGGGCGAGGTGTTGGGGATCGCGGGGGTCGCCGGAAACGGTCAGAGCGAGCTTGTCGAGGTGCTGGCGGGTCTGCGTAGGGCCGAGGAGGGAAAGGTGGTGCTCGAAGGGAAGCCCATCGCCGCCAACCCAGCCCAGCTTTTCGAGCGAGGGGTGGCCCATATCCCCGAAGACCGCCTGCGCATGGGTACGGTGCCCACCATGACCGTGGCGGAGAACCTGGCCCTGCGAGAGTTTGAAAAGCCTCCTCTAGCGCGTGCTTTTCTGCGTAACCTGACGGCCTGCGAACGCTACGCCCAGGCTAAGGTGCAAGAGTACGCTGTGGCCACCCCTAGCATCCACACCCCGGTGCGGCTTCTCTCCGGCGGAAACATCCAGAAGGTGATCCTGGCCCGTGAGCTTTCCCATCGGGCCAAGCTGATCCTGGCCGTCCACCCTACCTACGGCCTCGATATCAGCGCGACCGAGCAGGTACACCGGGCGTTGTTGCACAAGACCTATGAAGGGGTAGGGGTGCTTTTGGTGTCTGAAGACCTGGAAGAACTGCTCTCGCTTTCGGACCGGATCGCGGTGCTCTATCATGGCCAACTCAGAGGCCCGTTCGAGGTCTTTGAGGTCGGCCGTGAGGAGATTGGCCTGCTGATGGCGGGGGGGGAGGCGGAGCGCCCAGCGCGGAACGCTCCACGCGGAACGCTATGA
- a CDS encoding SGNH/GDSL hydrolase family protein translates to MIRHFVALGDSFTEGVGDPVEGIALRSAHDWLAEGMRAASPGLRYTNLASRGLRAGEIRAQQLQRGLSLGPDFVSIVAGANDCLKEPFDVDSLRAELNLMFGAFQSIGAQLFTATLPNFTLRLELPDGVRERVRRNLEAANHILHDLAGRYDAIFFDFWESELDKNPALWSEDGVHPNARGYLEIARQVAVVLERPGIALWVPVAQEEGR, encoded by the coding sequence GTGATTCGGCACTTCGTGGCCCTCGGCGACAGCTTCACCGAAGGAGTAGGCGACCCGGTGGAGGGAATTGCCTTGCGCTCCGCCCACGACTGGCTGGCCGAGGGGATGCGGGCGGCCAGCCCCGGCCTGCGCTACACCAACCTCGCCAGCCGGGGGCTGCGCGCCGGGGAAATCCGCGCCCAGCAGCTCCAGCGCGGGCTCAGTCTGGGGCCCGACTTCGTGAGCATCGTCGCGGGGGCCAACGACTGCCTTAAAGAGCCCTTCGATGTCGATAGCCTGCGGGCCGAGCTCAACCTGATGTTTGGCGCTTTCCAGAGTATCGGGGCGCAGCTCTTCACCGCCACGCTGCCCAACTTCACGCTGCGCCTTGAGCTCCCGGACGGCGTGCGCGAGCGCGTGAGGCGCAACCTCGAGGCCGCCAACCACATCCTCCATGACCTTGCCGGGCGCTACGATGCGATCTTCTTCGACTTCTGGGAGAGCGAACTGGACAAAAATCCAGCCCTTTGGAGCGAAGACGGGGTGCACCCCAACGCCAGGGGCTACCTCGAGATCGCCCGGCAGGTGGCGGTGGTGCTCGAGCGGCCCGGCATCGCGCTGTGGGTGCCGGTGGCGCAGGAGGAGGGGAGATGA
- a CDS encoding DUF5615 family PIN-like protein, with product MKLLLDHNLSPKLVSRLADLYPGSSHVYLLGLETADDRAVWEYARQEGYTVVSKDSDYNDLSLLLGFPPKPVWIRRGNCSVREIEATLRVHHAEVASFLEDPESGILILL from the coding sequence TTGAAATTGCTGCTGGATCACAACCTCTCGCCCAAGCTGGTCTCGAGGCTGGCTGATCTTTACCCCGGTTCGAGCCATGTGTATTTGCTGGGCCTTGAGACCGCTGATGACCGCGCGGTATGGGAGTATGCCCGGCAGGAAGGCTACACAGTGGTTAGCAAAGACTCCGATTACAACGACCTGTCGCTGCTGCTGGGTTTCCCACCCAAGCCGGTTTGGATACGACGGGGGAACTGCTCGGTGCGCGAGATTGAGGCCACACTACGGGTCCATCATGCCGAGGTCGCGAGCTTCCTCGAGGACCCTGAAAGCGGGATTTTGATCTTGTTGTAA
- a CDS encoding acetyl ornithine aminotransferase family protein, translated as MLTRPLIQTALPGPKARAILERDRRQMSTSYVRPYALVPERGEGCWLYDVDGNSFLDLMAGIAVNTTGYAHPRVVKAVTEQAQKFAHVCFSDFTHDSAVTLAERLAAKLGGGYRVFFANSGTEGIEAAIKLARYHTRRPYLIAFSGSFHGRTLGSLSLTASNAKYRRGFGPLLPHVVHVPYPHPYRPPLGAGSENVGQAVLDHLEHLFHTSLPADEVAAVFLEPIQGEGGYVVPPKGFVQGLRELTQRHGILLVADEVQSGVGRSGSFLALEQEGVQADIVVLAKGLASGYPISAVVFREELSTWTPGAHGTTFGGNAVSVAAALATLDLLEEGLMENARKIGQHLIQGLRKLQEKHPRLGDVRGRGLMIGLDFVKDHKTREENPALRDQIQQKAFEKGLLVLSAGPSTVRLAPPLILSLEEADLALGLLGEVLAEVGA; from the coding sequence ATGTTGACCCGTCCTTTGATCCAGACCGCTCTACCCGGCCCCAAAGCCCGAGCCATCCTCGAGCGCGACCGCCGGCAAATGTCCACTTCGTACGTCCGCCCCTACGCGCTGGTACCCGAACGCGGCGAGGGCTGCTGGCTCTACGACGTGGACGGGAACAGTTTCTTGGATCTGATGGCAGGAATCGCGGTCAACACCACCGGCTATGCCCACCCGCGGGTGGTTAAAGCCGTGACCGAGCAGGCCCAGAAGTTTGCCCACGTCTGCTTCTCGGACTTCACCCACGACTCCGCCGTCACCCTGGCCGAGCGCCTCGCCGCCAAGCTAGGCGGAGGCTACCGGGTGTTCTTCGCCAACTCCGGCACCGAGGGCATCGAGGCGGCCATCAAGCTGGCCCGCTACCACACCCGCCGCCCTTACCTGATCGCCTTCAGCGGTAGCTTTCACGGGCGTACCCTGGGCTCTTTGTCGCTCACCGCCTCAAACGCCAAGTACCGCCGTGGCTTCGGACCTCTACTGCCCCACGTGGTCCACGTCCCCTACCCCCACCCCTACCGCCCACCGTTGGGGGCCGGCTCGGAAAACGTTGGGCAAGCCGTGCTGGATCACCTCGAGCACCTCTTCCACACCAGCCTGCCCGCGGACGAGGTGGCCGCGGTTTTCCTCGAGCCCATCCAGGGAGAGGGCGGGTATGTGGTGCCGCCCAAAGGATTCGTGCAGGGCTTGCGCGAGCTGACCCAGCGGCACGGCATCCTATTGGTGGCTGACGAGGTACAAAGCGGGGTGGGACGCAGCGGAAGCTTTTTGGCCCTCGAGCAGGAGGGAGTGCAAGCCGACATCGTGGTGCTGGCCAAGGGACTGGCTTCCGGCTACCCCATCAGCGCCGTCGTGTTTCGCGAAGAACTCTCCACCTGGACTCCCGGAGCCCACGGCACCACCTTCGGCGGCAACGCGGTCTCGGTGGCGGCCGCCCTGGCGACGCTGGACCTGCTGGAAGAAGGGCTGATGGAAAACGCCCGCAAGATAGGCCAACACCTGATACAGGGGCTGCGCAAGCTACAGGAAAAGCACCCCCGCCTGGGCGATGTGCGGGGGCGAGGGTTGATGATCGGGCTGGACTTCGTAAAAGACCACAAAACCCGGGAGGAGAATCCCGCGCTGCGCGACCAGATCCAGCAAAAAGCCTTCGAGAAAGGGCTGCTGGTCCTCTCGGCAGGGCCCAGCACGGTGCGGTTGGCCCCCCCGCTGATCCTCAGCCTGGAGGAAGCGGACCTCGCCCTAGGCCTGCTGGGCGAGGTGCTAGCAGAGGTCGGGGCTTGA
- the guaD gene encoding guanine deaminase produces MTRILRGVLIHTPSSPFHGPGLEAFSDGGLVIQEGRIVAAGAFAEVRGQYPDAEVSDLREGVILPGFVDLHVHYPQARIIGALGYRLLDWLEVNTLPEEARLADVTYARALAKDFLRGLLNNGTTTALVFGSHFAAAMEVFFEEALASGLRILSGLVLSDRNLRPELHTTPQRAYRESLWLAQKWHERGKLRYVVTPRFSLSCSEAILEVCQQIQKELPGVFFTSHLNETPEEIAAVKRLFPWAESYCQTYDRFGLVNQRAVLAHNVYPQDAELECLASREAAVAHCPCSNAFIGSGIFPLRRHLEAGVKFALGTDVAGGTGFGIPKEALMAYLAQRLLPEGHLLTAPQLLYLATRAGAEALGLQGEIGDFGIGKAADLVYVKPPKGSSLEAVLRHAETPEQALGALFTMASEADIAQVYVDGKERLEGSSPDLC; encoded by the coding sequence ATGACCCGAATTCTTCGTGGCGTGCTGATCCACACCCCCTCGAGCCCCTTCCACGGCCCCGGGCTCGAGGCCTTTTCCGACGGCGGGCTCGTCATCCAGGAGGGGCGGATCGTGGCGGCGGGAGCTTTTGCGGAGGTTCGAGGCCAGTATCCGGATGCCGAAGTTTCCGATCTGCGAGAAGGGGTGATCCTGCCCGGGTTCGTGGACCTCCACGTGCATTACCCGCAAGCGCGGATCATCGGGGCGCTAGGGTATCGGCTGTTGGACTGGCTCGAGGTCAATACCCTCCCTGAGGAAGCTCGCCTGGCGGATGTAACGTATGCTCGCGCCCTGGCTAAAGACTTCCTGCGCGGCTTGCTCAACAATGGCACAACGACGGCCCTGGTCTTCGGCTCGCACTTCGCGGCGGCGATGGAGGTGTTTTTTGAAGAGGCCCTCGCCTCCGGGCTTCGCATCCTGAGCGGTTTGGTGCTCTCCGACCGGAACCTGCGCCCCGAGCTCCACACCACGCCCCAGCGGGCTTACCGGGAGAGCCTGTGGCTTGCGCAGAAGTGGCATGAGCGGGGCAAGCTGCGCTACGTGGTTACCCCGCGCTTCTCCCTGTCGTGTTCGGAGGCGATCCTCGAGGTCTGCCAGCAAATACAAAAGGAGCTCCCGGGGGTCTTCTTTACCAGCCACCTCAACGAAACGCCCGAGGAGATCGCCGCCGTGAAGCGGCTATTTCCCTGGGCCGAGTCCTACTGTCAAACCTACGACCGATTCGGGCTGGTGAACCAGCGCGCGGTGTTGGCCCACAACGTCTACCCCCAAGACGCCGAGCTCGAGTGCCTGGCCTCGCGCGAAGCGGCGGTGGCCCACTGCCCCTGCTCCAACGCTTTCATCGGAAGCGGGATCTTTCCGCTCAGGCGCCACCTCGAGGCCGGGGTGAAGTTCGCCTTGGGCACCGACGTGGCGGGGGGTACGGGTTTTGGGATTCCTAAGGAGGCCCTGATGGCCTACTTGGCCCAGCGGCTACTGCCCGAAGGCCACCTGCTGACGGCTCCGCAACTTCTATACCTGGCCACCAGGGCCGGGGCCGAGGCCTTGGGCTTGCAGGGGGAGATCGGGGATTTCGGGATCGGCAAGGCCGCGGACCTGGTATACGTCAAGCCGCCCAAGGGGAGCAGCCTCGAGGCCGTGCTACGCCACGCCGAAACCCCCGAACAAGCCCTGGGGGCTTTGTTCACCATGGCCTCCGAGGCCGACATTGCGCAGGTGTACGTGGATGGGAAGGAGAGGCTAGAAGGCTCAAGCCCCGACCTCTGCTAG
- a CDS encoding BMP family ABC transporter substrate-binding protein has translation MRWLVVVLALVWGLALAQEKKLKACFIYIGPVGDIGWTFAHNEARLATEKAIPGLETKYVESVKPSDTGAVVDRLVSEGCNVIFTTSFDFMDATLEAAKKYPDVIFAHASGFKRAPNMATYMADFYQVYYLNGLMAGALTKTGKVGYVGAFPIPELKRHISAFALGVRAANPKATVNVKWINAWFDPTKAREAAEALIAEGNDILAFTEDTATVVQTAAKKKIPSFSHYNSMYKFAPDYVVSGQIVHWEKIYIDFLKKVQNGTYTNKNLQNVDYWWLLREGAVELGAQVGMPINPKYESALKQATMTVNGKKVSVYDRVMELLKDMSSPNPKFDPFTGPIKDRNGVLRIPAGKKASVAELTSMQWVAPGVVGQVADEPK, from the coding sequence ATGCGCTGGCTGGTGGTTGTGTTGGCTTTGGTGTGGGGCTTGGCCTTGGCCCAGGAGAAAAAGCTCAAGGCCTGTTTTATCTACATAGGCCCCGTTGGAGACATTGGCTGGACCTTTGCCCACAACGAAGCCCGCTTGGCTACCGAGAAGGCCATCCCCGGCCTCGAGACCAAGTACGTGGAATCGGTCAAGCCCTCCGACACCGGGGCGGTGGTGGATCGGCTGGTTAGCGAAGGCTGCAACGTGATCTTCACCACCTCTTTCGACTTCATGGACGCTACCCTCGAGGCGGCCAAGAAATACCCCGACGTGATCTTTGCCCACGCCTCGGGCTTCAAGCGGGCCCCCAACATGGCTACTTACATGGCCGACTTCTACCAGGTCTACTACCTCAACGGCCTGATGGCCGGGGCCTTGACCAAGACCGGTAAGGTGGGCTACGTGGGGGCTTTCCCCATCCCCGAACTCAAGCGCCACATCTCGGCCTTCGCCCTCGGGGTGCGAGCGGCCAACCCCAAGGCCACCGTCAACGTCAAGTGGATCAACGCCTGGTTTGACCCCACCAAGGCGCGTGAGGCCGCCGAGGCCCTCATCGCCGAAGGTAACGACATCCTGGCCTTCACCGAGGACACCGCTACCGTGGTGCAGACCGCGGCCAAAAAGAAGATCCCCAGCTTCAGCCATTACAACTCGATGTACAAGTTCGCTCCGGATTACGTGGTCTCGGGGCAGATTGTGCACTGGGAAAAGATCTACATCGACTTCCTCAAGAAGGTGCAAAACGGCACCTACACCAACAAGAACCTGCAAAACGTGGACTACTGGTGGTTGTTGCGCGAGGGGGCGGTTGAGCTGGGGGCCCAGGTGGGCATGCCCATCAACCCCAAGTACGAGAGTGCCCTCAAACAGGCCACTATGACCGTAAACGGCAAGAAGGTGAGCGTTTACGACCGGGTGATGGAGCTTCTCAAGGACATGTCCAGCCCCAACCCCAAGTTTGATCCCTTCACCGGCCCCATCAAGGACCGCAACGGGGTGTTGCGGATCCCAGCGGGCAAGAAGGCCAGCGTGGCCGAGCTCACCAGCATGCAGTGGGTGGCCCCCGGAGTGGTGGGCCAGGTGGCCGACGAACCCAAATAA
- a CDS encoding ABC transporter permease, with translation MRLVPEPNPSRYRALWVTLGAMGVAFVIAGGIFWAYGVGPLEAYRTMLEGTLFDPRGLQEVLRRTIPLLLIGVGLTLAFRTQFFNIGAEGQLLLGAVCAAGVALFVPLLPSLTLPAMFVAGAIGGALWCWVAAWLKIRLRVNEILTTLMLNYVAQYVVIYLINGPWKGKDARGYIYSDQFAPGAQIPVIPGTNVHWPTLLLGIFLALALQFLLERTTLGYAMRVVGENPGAARYAGIATSRIVLLIALITGGAAGLAGVGEIAGIHHRLIEPLQLSSGYGFTAVIVAWLARGNPAVVLLTAPLMGTILAGGDVLKVGLNMPFRVVDVFSGVMLLCLIASEVLLRNRVRWER, from the coding sequence ATCCGCCTGGTTCCCGAACCCAACCCCTCCCGCTACCGCGCCCTCTGGGTGACGCTGGGAGCGATGGGGGTGGCTTTCGTCATCGCCGGGGGGATCTTCTGGGCCTACGGGGTGGGCCCGCTCGAGGCCTACCGGACGATGCTCGAGGGTACCCTCTTCGACCCCAGAGGTCTGCAAGAGGTCCTTCGCCGCACCATTCCCCTCCTCCTGATCGGGGTAGGTCTGACCCTGGCCTTCCGTACGCAGTTTTTCAACATCGGGGCCGAAGGACAGCTGCTCCTGGGGGCGGTCTGTGCCGCGGGAGTTGCTCTGTTCGTCCCGCTTTTACCCTCCCTGACCCTACCGGCGATGTTTGTAGCGGGGGCCATAGGCGGGGCCTTGTGGTGTTGGGTGGCGGCCTGGCTCAAAATCCGCTTGAGGGTCAATGAGATCCTCACCACCCTAATGCTCAACTACGTCGCCCAGTATGTGGTCATCTACCTCATCAACGGTCCTTGGAAGGGCAAGGACGCTCGCGGGTACATCTACTCTGACCAGTTCGCCCCCGGGGCTCAGATCCCGGTGATCCCCGGGACCAACGTCCACTGGCCCACGCTCCTACTAGGCATTTTCCTGGCCCTGGCTTTGCAGTTTCTGCTCGAGCGCACCACGCTCGGCTACGCCATGCGGGTGGTGGGGGAGAACCCAGGGGCGGCACGCTATGCAGGGATCGCAACCTCTCGGATCGTGTTGCTCATCGCCCTCATCACCGGAGGGGCGGCGGGGCTGGCTGGGGTAGGGGAGATCGCCGGGATCCACCACCGCCTCATCGAGCCCTTGCAACTGTCGTCCGGGTATGGCTTTACCGCGGTGATCGTGGCCTGGCTGGCCCGAGGCAACCCTGCGGTGGTGCTTCTCACCGCGCCGCTGATGGGGACTATCCTAGCCGGGGGCGATGTGCTCAAGGTGGGCCTTAACATGCCGTTTCGGGTGGTGGACGTCTTCAGCGGGGTGATGCTGTTGTGTTTGATCGCCTCGGAGGTATTGCTGCGGAACCGGGTGAGATGGGAAAGATGA
- a CDS encoding 3-hydroxyacyl-CoA dehydrogenase/enoyl-CoA hydratase family protein, which produces MRIKKIGVVGAGTMGGAIAALAASAGVPVVLLDIPGQQDKLELVKKGLERQLKSKPAAFMDKSRASLIELGTTEELTKLKDCDWIVEVIIEKPEPKQELFAKLEAVAPQAIVSSNTSGIPMRILLEGRSEGFRKRFLGTHFFAPVRYLHLLELIPTPETDPQVVEAMRHFGERILGKGTVICKDAPGFIANRLGVYGMTQAMRLMMEEGLTIDEVDALTGPLVGRPKSATFRTGDISGLDVLKLVSTELAHTTGEDFRMPDWVENLIQQGNLGEKTGAGFYKKVGKEILTYDYRSGEYKPQEKLRLPEMAAIKDLPLSERLRRVGELPGKYGAFARKLFLFTAHYALEKAPEIAYDIPSVDRALEWGFAWEQGPFKNMDAVGLDYLRQGFAELGLDEPELLKKAQGSFYKDGTYLGFDGQYYPIPKNPAHITASGLRKAGKVILEGKETALLDLGDGVALFENRAKMGTLGEGVLRELHKALDWIERSDYRGLVLSHDDPRTYSAGANLALVLMGAQEGDWDEMARAVHTFQQTAMRLRRSPFPVVSAPFGLTLGGGAEFSLHSDLIQAHAELYMGLVEVGVGLIPAGGGTKEMLFRFTQELSAYGPDIDLFEGVKRAFQMIALAQTSTSALEARNMGFLRHGDGISMNRDTLISDAKTRVLALAEGYVPQPPMKIRALGAEGIGNLRYALWQFQEAGQASEHDVRIGAELAYVLCGGDGPPREVSEQDILDLEREAFLKLLGTRKTQERIAHTLKTGKPLRN; this is translated from the coding sequence ATGCGAATCAAGAAAATAGGGGTTGTCGGTGCGGGAACGATGGGTGGGGCCATTGCGGCTCTGGCCGCTTCGGCGGGGGTTCCGGTGGTGTTGCTCGACATCCCGGGGCAGCAAGACAAGCTCGAGCTGGTCAAGAAGGGCCTCGAGCGGCAACTGAAGAGTAAGCCCGCGGCCTTCATGGACAAAAGCCGGGCCAGCCTGATCGAGCTCGGTACCACTGAGGAGCTCACCAAGCTCAAAGACTGTGACTGGATCGTCGAGGTCATCATCGAGAAACCCGAGCCCAAACAGGAGCTTTTCGCCAAGCTCGAGGCGGTCGCCCCGCAGGCGATCGTCTCCTCCAACACCTCCGGCATCCCTATGCGGATTTTGCTCGAGGGCCGCTCGGAAGGCTTTCGTAAGCGATTCCTGGGCACCCACTTCTTCGCTCCGGTGCGCTACTTGCACCTCTTGGAGCTGATCCCCACCCCCGAGACCGATCCCCAGGTGGTCGAGGCAATGCGCCACTTCGGCGAGCGCATCCTGGGCAAGGGCACGGTGATCTGTAAAGATGCCCCTGGCTTCATCGCCAACCGGCTTGGCGTGTACGGTATGACCCAGGCCATGCGGCTGATGATGGAGGAGGGGCTTACCATTGATGAGGTGGACGCCCTCACCGGCCCCTTGGTGGGCCGCCCCAAGTCGGCCACCTTCCGCACCGGGGACATCTCCGGGTTAGACGTGCTCAAACTGGTCTCCACCGAGCTTGCCCACACCACCGGGGAAGACTTCCGCATGCCCGACTGGGTGGAGAACCTGATCCAGCAGGGCAACCTTGGCGAGAAGACCGGGGCGGGCTTTTACAAAAAGGTGGGCAAGGAGATCCTCACCTACGATTACCGCAGCGGCGAGTACAAGCCGCAGGAAAAGCTGCGCCTGCCGGAGATGGCCGCTATCAAGGACCTACCCCTCTCTGAGCGGCTAAGGAGGGTGGGAGAACTGCCGGGCAAGTACGGCGCGTTTGCCCGCAAGCTCTTCCTCTTCACCGCGCACTACGCCCTCGAGAAGGCTCCCGAGATCGCCTACGACATCCCCTCGGTGGACCGGGCCCTGGAGTGGGGCTTCGCCTGGGAGCAGGGCCCCTTCAAGAACATGGACGCGGTAGGTCTCGACTACCTCCGCCAAGGCTTCGCCGAGCTGGGCCTAGATGAGCCGGAGCTCTTGAAGAAAGCCCAGGGGAGTTTTTACAAGGATGGTACCTATCTGGGCTTTGACGGACAGTACTACCCCATTCCCAAAAACCCTGCCCACATCACGGCCTCGGGGCTGCGCAAAGCCGGAAAGGTGATCCTAGAGGGCAAGGAAACCGCCCTGCTCGACCTGGGGGACGGGGTAGCTCTTTTCGAGAACCGAGCTAAGATGGGGACCCTCGGCGAAGGGGTGCTCCGAGAACTGCACAAAGCCCTCGACTGGATAGAGCGGAGCGATTACCGCGGTTTGGTGCTCTCCCACGACGATCCCCGTACCTACTCGGCGGGCGCTAACTTGGCCCTGGTCCTGATGGGGGCGCAGGAAGGCGATTGGGACGAGATGGCCCGGGCTGTGCACACCTTCCAGCAGACCGCCATGCGGCTGCGCCGCTCGCCCTTCCCGGTGGTCTCGGCTCCTTTTGGCCTCACGTTGGGCGGTGGGGCCGAGTTCAGCCTGCACTCCGACCTCATCCAGGCCCACGCCGAGCTGTACATGGGATTGGTCGAGGTGGGCGTGGGCCTGATCCCGGCGGGTGGGGGCACCAAGGAGATGCTATTCCGTTTCACCCAGGAGTTATCTGCCTACGGTCCCGACATCGACCTCTTTGAGGGGGTGAAGCGGGCTTTCCAGATGATCGCCCTGGCCCAGACCTCCACCAGCGCTCTCGAGGCCCGCAACATGGGCTTCCTGCGCCACGGCGATGGTATCAGCATGAACCGCGATACCCTCATCTCCGACGCCAAGACCCGAGTGTTGGCCTTGGCCGAGGGCTACGTGCCCCAGCCCCCTATGAAGATTCGCGCCCTGGGGGCCGAGGGCATCGGCAACCTGCGTTACGCGCTGTGGCAGTTCCAGGAAGCCGGCCAGGCCTCCGAGCACGATGTCCGCATCGGCGCCGAGCTGGCCTACGTGCTCTGCGGCGGGGACGGCCCGCCCCGCGAGGTGAGCGAGCAGGATATCCTCGACCTCGAGCGCGAGGCCTTCCTCAAGCTCTTGGGCACCCGCAAGACCCAAGAGCGCATCGCCCACACCCTCAAGACCGGGAAGCCGCTGCGGAATTAG
- a CDS encoding DUF433 domain-containing protein, giving the protein MNYRDYITLEPGKRSGKPCIRGMRITVYDVLEYLASGMSVEEILDDFPYLTREDIQACLAYAADREKTQMVVAA; this is encoded by the coding sequence ATGAACTACCGTGATTACATTACTCTCGAGCCCGGCAAGCGCAGCGGGAAGCCCTGCATTCGCGGGATGCGGATCACAGTGTACGACGTACTGGAATACCTAGCGAGCGGAATGAGCGTGGAAGAAATCTTAGATGACTTTCCCTATCTGACCCGTGAGGACATCCAGGCGTGTCTGGCCTACGCGGCTGACCGCGAGAAGACCCAGATGGTGGTAGCGGCTTGA